The Toxorhynchites rutilus septentrionalis strain SRP chromosome 3, ASM2978413v1, whole genome shotgun sequence genome includes a region encoding these proteins:
- the LOC129774802 gene encoding uncharacterized protein LOC129774802 yields the protein MHRPLLVLCVIITLNSLLEHRSKCQAQLFGFRGPLSRGPLSRGPLSRGPLKRGPLAWRKPRLGWVLAPNPNAFEDDNEGDDDAEAFESFQRAAAPHHSVQPDDMGLHSRVIGFFNADGTIDHLRK from the exons ATGCATCGCCCCCTTCTAGTACTGTGTGTGATAATCACGCTAAATTCTCTCCTGGAACATCGCTCCAAATGTCAG GCCCAGCTGTTCGGTTTCCGCGGGCCACTGAGTCGCGGGCCACTGAGTCGTGGACCACTGAGTCGTGGACCACTGAAACGTGGACCGCTTGCGTGGAGGAAACCTCGTTTGGGATGGGTTCTAGCACCCAACCCTAATGCCTTTGAAGATGACAACGAAGGTGACGACGATGCTGAGGCTTTTGAAAGTTTCCAGCGAGCAGCGGCTCCGCACCATAGTGTCCAACCGGACGATATGGGACTACATTCGAGGGTGATAGGTTTCTTCAATGCTGATGGAACCATCGATCATTTGCGAAAGTAG